One Megalops cyprinoides isolate fMegCyp1 chromosome 4, fMegCyp1.pri, whole genome shotgun sequence genomic window carries:
- the si:ch211-214j8.12 gene encoding uncharacterized protein si:ch211-214j8.12, producing MPLFRGLASLAVEKDGATKRKSKIARRERDRGEEGRCSSLARLCLWSLAENMKDVWTKDYTENYIDRYSFRYVMGPFNMLPGELVEDLLSLLSSRRLVTRAALHLLLLPQLRSLSLATCSTLVSPGLCNIIGIRCGGLCSLDLSGAQQISTAVLGDLLGLLPRLRSLSLAGTACDGGVVGVVGARCPALQSLDVSRCHHLAPGGLLCLAHQPHGYTGLPLRSLQALDIGFGEEEPDRAAAAAFLLLALPLLSSVALEGLGEACVLIAGRDFREAEEFTARAGVPSLREVWGQRVRGEFRREGKAAAEGKGQGEDPDGEEQGGWLSDAQPSDAQSEDEDEEEEEGEGGKKWRSRDGGKSAWLSGGESEGDRQRRGEGGDDETQVSLCLREAQGVSWETLGALGRLCSELRSLSLNCDGVVGGKLARALAKWVGQLHSLSLQSTATLFELIPAVRAVGASLLSLSLEGVKMDGTASFLQLLYDCPRLKTLCIHTEPPNSNEEEDEDQNLRDLPCLPQLRSLTLNFFLDQRQLRPVISWRSLKWALLALLGGSPLLESASLVAVPCLMDSVFQAVLGHRPEAAGASACLPLQHLHYLSLTRCDVSGETARQLVASINCLTTLDLSGCWNVTLPYVLRLRKNATRRRHPLTVIWT from the exons AAAGACGTGTGGACTAAAGACTACACCGAGAACTACATCGACCGTTACTCATTTCGTTACGTCATGGGCCCGTTCAACATGCTCC CTGGGGAGCTGGTGGAGGACCTCCTCTCGCTCCTCTCCTCCCGGCGCCTGGTGACGCGCGCCGCCCTGCacctcctgctgctgccgcagctgcgctctctctcactggctACCTGTTCTACGCTGGTCAGCCCCGGCCTCTGCAACATCATCGGGATTCGCTGCGGG GGTCTGTGCTCTCTGGACCTCTCAGGCGCCCAGCAGATCTCCACCGCGGTCCTGGGGGACCTCCTGGGGCTGCTGCCCCGCCTGCGCTCCCTCTCGCTGGCGGGGACGGCGTGCGACGGCGGGGTGGTGGGCGTGGTGGGCGCCCGCTGCCCGGCGCTGCAGAGCCTGGACGTGTCACGCTGCCACCACCTGGCTCCCGGGGGCCTGCTGTGCCTGGCCCACCAGCCGCACGGCTACACCGGCCTGCCCCTGCGCAGCCTGCAGGCTCTGGACATCGGCTTCGGGGAGGAGGAGCCCGACAGGGCCGCCGCCGCTGCCTTCCTCCTGCTGGCCCTGCCGCTCCTCAGCAGCGTGGCCCTGGAGGGGCTGGGCGAGGCCTGTGTCCTCATAGCGGGCAGGGATTTCAGGGAGGCGGAGGAGTTCACTGCCAGGGCGGGGGTGCCCAGCCTCAGGGAGGTGTGGGGCCAGAGGGTCCGGGGGGAGTTCAGGCGAGAGGGGAAGGCGGCGGCGGAGGGGAAGGGCCAGGGGGAGGATCCGGACGGCGAAGAGCAGGGCGGGTGGCTGTCGGACGCACAGCCGTCAGATGCACAGAGTGAGGAtgaggacgaggaagaggaggagggtgaaGGAGGGAAGAAGTGGAGgagcagagatggagggaagagTGCGTGGCTGAGCGgaggagagtcagagggagacagacagaggaggggggaaggaggCGATGATGAGACACAGGTGAGCCTGTGTTTGCGGGAAGCGCAGGGCGTGTCATGGGAAACTCTGGGAGCTTTGGGACGCCTGTGTTCAGAGCTGCGCTCCCTGTCGCTGAACTGTGACGGGGTGGTAGGGGGGAAGTTAGCCAGGGCGCTGGCAAAATGGGTGGGGCAGttgcacagcctctctctccaatCCACCGCCACTTTGTTTGAACTGATCCCTGCTGTACGAGCTGTGGGAGCCtccttgctctccctctctctagaGGGAGTTAAGATGGACGGCACTGCATCCTTTCTGCAGCTCCTATACGACTGTCCCAGGCTGAAGACCctctgcatacacacagagccTCCAAACAGCAATGAAGAAGAGGACGAAGATCAAAACCTCCGGGATCTACCTTGCCTTCCCCAACTCCGTTCTCTCACACTCAA CTTCTTCTTAGACCAGCGGCAGTTGAGGCCTGTCATATCCTGGAGGTCCCTGAAGTGGGCGCTGTTGGCCTTGCTGGGTGGTTCCCCTCTGCTGGAGAGTGCCTCCCTGGTGGCTGTTCCGTGCCTCATGGACTCGGTGTTCCAGGCGGTGCTGGGACACCGGCCGGAGGCCGCGGGCGCCTCGGCGTGCCTCCCTCTGCAGCACCTGCACTATCTGAGTCTGACCCGCTGCGACGTTTCTGGGGAAACAGCGAGGCAGCTGGTGGCCAGCATCAACTGTTTGACTACTTTGGACTTGAGTGGGTGCTGGAACGTGACCTTGCCCTACGTCCTGCGTTTACGAAAGAATGCCACCAGGAGGCGACATCCTCTTACTGTTATCTGGACCTGA